ACCACTGGTAATAAGGGTATTTGATAGTCACTGTGGTGATGTTTTGCtcatgctctaacaaataaagcttgcctgaagatcaaagggcagagctagccactagttaatcagAGGGGCCAGGTAGTgatggcacccacctttaatcccagcacttgggaggaggaagtaggaagatcaggagttcaaggccaccctgggccacaTGTGAttgtaaaagagaaacagaaccaggtgatggtggtggtggtggcttacagctttaatccaagcactagggaggtcaagacaggaatataaggtggatgGAGTCAGGAGCTCAACCCATTCAGTTTGAGGACGCACAGAGACATAATCTCaccccttttggtctgaggattcctagaggtaagaagtctttctagtggctggctgttctgctactctgatctttcagctttctgaTATCTAACTCTGTGtgtttattaagaccaattagaatttgtgctataGGTCACAGCCTCTATCTTTGGTTAAATGAGTGGGAAGGATGGAGGGCCAGGTAACTGACCCAGGGGGAACTCATCTTAGAGAACAAAATGTAAACCAGGAATGAGTTCTTCATGTGTCTAATACCCCTGTGATACGCAAATGTGTTAGATGAAAGAATACGTTTAATTGTCACCTATTAATTGTACAAATAATGGATTTTGTTATGATGCTTTCAtccacacatataacacacttttatcatattcaccccacTGCTCTCATTATTCCCCCTCCCATCCACTTCTCCCTAATAATACAAATACTTTTTTATGCCTTCTTTCCTTGATTACATAAGTGAACAAAATCATGTGGTACTtgtctttctggcttctttgcTTAACATGATAGGTATGATAATACATTCagtcataaataaaatgtttagttttCCCTTTGCATGATAGAGAGAAAAATGTATCACATGAGAAACATGAGTATTTTTAGAGTTTAGACAGGAAGGTTTTGtccctatccatccatccttcatcCAAACCGCCATGCATCAATCAtcttccattcatccacccacacATCTCTCAATCCAGCTATCCATGCAAACACCCTCATATCTGTCCAtcaacatgcatatacatacatacatacatacatacatacatacatacatcattaTTCACCTTTCCATTCATCACTCCTCTCTCCAATGATTCATCACTCATTCATCATCAGTCCTTTCTTATTTTACCCTCCATCAACATATCAAGATAGTTTTGATTATTTATGTAACAATGCATCATTTATATATTCAGCTACAACAAGTCAGCAGTACATAAGTTTAATACAGACATTACTTCAGCCTACTTGTGCAATACATCAATACATGAAACCAAGAATTGCTTTAACTCACTTGGGGAAGTTCAAATGGGATCCAGAACTCAGCCCCTTCcttcctgatatatatatatatagtcccgTAAGTCTACTCTGTCTGACTGAAGGGTCTGTTCTCTTACCACAGGGCAGACACAGAGCAGGCTGAGACACTGGACCATGTTTCCGTTGCATTCCATCTCCATCCTGGTCCTCAGTGAGTATGTGAATGAAGAGAGAttagagaaacaggaagagtggGAGACACAGGTCTAAGATCCCATTCACTTCCTAGCCCAGGAGTGCCAAATATCTGAGGGGCATTCAGGCCCACAGGCATCTTTTGTTCTAATCATCAGCCTAATGTTCTAAGCCAAACAGGAGGACACCTAAGATCTCTAGTGTATCATAAAAATTGGGGGCAGAGTGGGTACAGGGGGGTTGATGGTGAGGTCCCGTGGGCCTTGTCAAGATCCTACTTCAGAGGAGGAGATTGCCTGATTGAGAGGCAACACTGATTAGAGAATTTGGAGCTTTCATGTCACCCTTATTCACTGACTCATGACCCCAGCTGAAGGAACTTGAGCAGTGAATGTTTTTCTCACTGGGATTTCTCTTTCAGTGATCTGCCTGGGCCAGCCGACCCGCATGCAGGATGGTGAGTCATATCTGTGGGATTCTAACCCCTCCCCGTCAATGACCTCACTAGACGGGAGTCATGTGGATTTGAGGAAGGATCATAACCCACTTTAAGCCATATAGCGATCACACTTTAATCTCCTCATCCAACATCCTCTAAACTTTGCAGGTTTCTTATCCAGACATATCTGATTTTTTCATCTTGGTCTTTGGTATCATGTAAGCTAATGAAAAGTCTCCTTTAATTTGCTCTGATGTTCACCATCATTTATTAAAACCAGAATCTAGCTAACTTGGCCGTAAGAGTTCTCTTCTTTGCCTACCTCCCTTGCCAGTCACCTTCCTCCTAAAGCCAAAGCCTCAACAGTGGTCCTGCGATAGCACCAGCAGATCCCCAGAGATAGAGCTTTCTTCCCAGTCTGTTTTCTTGGCCATCCACATTGAACTCCTCTTTTAACGTACAATGTCACTGCAGCTCCAACCATCACATGTGTTTGCACAGTTTCCAGAGAGCAAAGACATTGATGAGTTTTTGAAGGTCTCTCCCAGCAAGGCTCCATCTCTTTAGCATAAAGAGGATCATGCAGCTGCACAGCGTGACTCTGGGCTTCTCAAATATCACCACGGATCTCATGAAATACCAGCAAAGCAGTGCCGTGTTGCAAGTGGGAAGTGGAGCACAGATGTGGTGAAGGATGTGGGTCTTGTGTTATTTCCTTCCCACCCTttacatgaaaagagaaaaatgtcccCATCCTGTACACAGAATCCCACTCTGCTTCCTCCTAGGGCACCTACCCAGACCCTACATCTTTACTGAACCAGGCAATGTGCTACCTAGAGGGATACCAGTGGTCATCATGTGCAAGAGCCCTGTTGGGTTTGATCGGTTCCGCCTGGAGAAGGAAAATCTCAGAATCATAGATGTGATAAACTCCTCTTCTTCTAAGACAGAAGCCAGGTTCTACCTTGGTAGAGTGAGTAAAGACACTGTCGGACACTATAGATGTCTCTATGAGGTAAAGAACACCTGGTCTCCACGCAGTGAGACCTTGGTTCTGGAGGTCATTCATGAGGACACCACCCCAGCCTCTGCTACAATCACAGAAGTTACTCCAGGTTTGTTCCCAGGCCTCTGAAGCTCTATCTGTACTCATCACCTTGATTGTCTACACTCAGTTCTATCATGGACTGAGTACACAACTAATTTTTCTAGCTGGTTAGGGGTTCAGACATGGTAAGGGGAACTGACTCTCCTCAGTGGAATGCTTTACTCTTTACTGGCATGGTACTATCCTTTCTTCTCCACTGAACCAGAGCCCATATATATGCTGTCTGGTGTGGTCTCTTTCCACTGAACATGTCACACGGTCCAGGGATGGCCTTTGAGCAGAACTGAATTGTACTTTGAATCTTAGGAGTGAGATGGTCCTTTCCCTATATGTGGTCAGCTCTAAATGTCTGGCCCACATCAGGAAAAGATGGGGTCATTCTTggtttaaaaatcttttccccaGTTCTCTTCAACTGCTGTGACTCAAATATCCTGTGTGTTTAGGGATGACCACATTACCCAGGCCTTGGGGGCATCTATCAAGTTTATCCAGGAGCACATACATGACCCTAATATCTAGGTGATACAGTAACTCTCAAGATAATGCCATCATCCAGAGCTTCCTGACTGTGTCCAGCAAAGGAGCCTCCCTCATCCATGGGTGTCCTTAGAAAAAGTCTGGCTAGGTTGTGGAAGTGTTTCCAAATGGGAAGAGGAAGTATTTCATCCATATGCTAAGGGTCTTTCCATGTATGGATTCTAGATGGGTCATCTGTAATTAAAAGTGCCCAGAAAGGGGGCAAATGGGAGTAAAGGGACCATTGTAGGTGGAAATAGAAAGAACTTGACTTCCTgctattatttttcctctttactAAGTCCGGGATTTTCAGGCTTTTATAtctatgtgtttatgtatctgtATTAATTTCTagcagataaataaacaaaattttaaaatatgatcaaTGCCATGAAGACTatgaagatataaagaaatgtcgTATGTGTTCATTAGGGAAACAGATATCAACATCACAGACCCTTTAGAGGATCCTTCCTCAGAGCAGGAAAGTGTCTCCAGACAAGGGAGAGGTCAGGCTGACCCCCATCAACCCCTTATTACCAACTCTGCCTCCGTGTCCATGTGGTAAGTTCAGTGGTATCCACTCTGGGTGGGCTTGTTCCCTACTCTGGGTAGATTCCAATCTTACTTTATCCCTCTAACATTATTAATACCATTCAAATTTAGTTTAAGGCAAGAACAAATATAAGGAAAGGGAGGTCAAGggtggggagaaaaagaagggtAACATTAGGTTCAAATTCTCACCTCAATACTTTATGTATAACCACCATTTCTAACTTACTGACCATTATCAGTACAGAAAGTCAGCACAAAGGGATGCAGTGGGTCTGCAATCCCCCATGAGACCCACCCAGCCTTTTGGATCCTATCCTCCTCACTGTACACTCAGTACTTGACACAGTATGGATGGAGGGGCAATACCAAGGGAAAGGCTAAAAAGACTCATGCTTCTTGCCTCAGGGAGGAAAGACAGTGTTCCTAATGTCATCCATATTAATGATACCAAGCAAGACTTCAGACATGAGATGGAGGATGGAAGACCTGTAGTGGACAGAGACGAAGGGGTGGATGAACAGAGCAGAGACACCATGGACCATGGCATTTCCAAGCTCTTCCCTTATATCTAGTCCAGTCCAGGGACCTGGATACAGAGGATGGCAATGACCATCCAATGCATCCCAGCTTCCACCTTTACTAATCAGTTTTCGCAGAGCCCTGcagtctcactgtgtgtgtgtgtgtgtgtgtgtgtgtgtgtgtgtgtgtgtttttttttttttttttttttttaagatatcaGGGAAGTTTATCCTCAGTTTACTCTTTGGACATTTGAGGCACTAAAGGGGTAACTTGGCCTTCCGACTCATAGCTGAGTCTAATCCCTTGCATGTGTAAATTTTCCGGTTGGATCTGCCCCTGGGATCCATTTCTCACTGTGTGAGAGCCTGGGTGTGCACCCAGTGATCCAAGGGTGCTGGAATGAGGACAAT
The sequence above is drawn from the Peromyscus leucopus breed LL Stock chromosome 1, UCI_PerLeu_2.1, whole genome shotgun sequence genome and encodes:
- the LOC114686729 gene encoding leukocyte-associated immunoglobulin-like receptor 2, encoding MFPLHSISILVLMICLGQPTRMQDGHLPRPYIFTEPGNVLPRGIPVVIMCKSPVGFDRFRLEKENLRIIDVINSSSSKTEARFYLGRVSKDTVGHYRCLYEVKNTWSPRSETLVLEVIHEDTTPASATITEVTPGSTLQSYKVWNGVRMALAGVILLFLGAIIGEACYSQQKSTDSFRTPGGHNQGD